Part of the Amblyomma americanum isolate KBUSLIRL-KWMA chromosome 7, ASM5285725v1, whole genome shotgun sequence genome, TGTGGGTGTTCACGTGCCCGCTGTCATCACCGAGAAGGTGCAGGTTTGCTTTCAGTCTCGCAATTTTCTacaataaaaagaagacaaaaacgcCAAAGTCCATTTGTCAAAATTTAGTGATCACTAATCGCTGCAATGAGCAACGATAAGTGGAATGACCCGGAGTGTACAAGACACGAGGAAAGTTTGAGATATACCTTGGCTTCTGACACACGCTTTGCGGTGACGTAGTTCAGATCCTGCGTCTGCATTAGCTTGAGCTGAGCAGGCGTGAACTCCTCGCCCTTAACTCTGTCGTGGTGTTCGCCTCCCTGCGGATTTAACAGAGAATCAGGACAAGCGCACCGGCAAAACTGCTTTCACAAAGCATCGAGGTCTAGGGACTTACATCAAGCTTAGAGTTGACCATGTGCATGTAGAATTCATCTGGGTTTTTTGTAAGCGCTCGCTGGCGCAATCGCTTTAACCTTAACTGCTTGTTCTGGTAGTCTCTGTAACAAAATAGTAATGAAACGCACGGGTAAAGAAACAACAGCTGCAGAACGTCAACATCAACAGGCCGGAAACGATATCGCAAGACTTCACCTCGCTCGGAGCTTGTAATCTTTCTTCTTTTCTAGAACGCCCAAGTGACGCCGGGCCTCAGGCTGAAACGCACAAAAACCACGTAAGTCGTTATCAGCAGCAACAATCACATAGGTTAAACCGTTAAACGTCGTCGTGCTTCCCAGCTTGGCGAGAGATTTTAGAGTACGCGTCTGGTTACCTGCTGCCGCTCTTTATGAATTTTCTGGCTAGCCTTTGCAGCTTTTGCGAACGAAGACATCCTTGCAGATCTTGGTCACGAGCACGCAGGCCAACGGCGAGTAGTAAGAACACAGAATCGAACAGAACAGAAGACACACACGACGTGTGAatgctactgaaaaaaaaaaggaagatttgATGGAAGCTGCCAAATTTGACTGGCACTGACGATGGGAATAACGGGAGCACAGACTTAAAACGATAGTGGCCACAGGAATTAGATTGTTTTTTAAAACTGATGTAAAGTGATTTGTTAAATTTATTTGATCCCATTGTgctaaaaaaagtttttttttttatgcttaaaGGAGGTACCAAATTCACATGCGTGGTTAGCGTGGTAAAGCGGGTAACGGCGTTCTTACACCGTTGATTCAAAGACTAAGCGCAAATTCTAGTAAAAATTCCAGACTGTCGCCACCTGCGAGCCTGTCATGAAAGCATGAAACTGCAAAAAGCACACAGTAACGACTTATTTATTATATTCAACAGTGAGCCTATAATGGACTAGTGTTGCCATCTGCCGGAAAGAAGCGAGACTAATAGCTCGAGGAGCAGCAGAGCGGTTGTTTAAATCACTTCAAATATTtcagtttctttttctgttagttGCACTGAACTAGGTCATGCAAGATGCGCCGCTGTTCATAGAATTGCTGAGATATTAATACGGTAAAGGACCGCAACATCTTTTCCCcccttttgtatttttttcaacAATAAACCACTACCAGTCGGAGAATCACTGGTCAACGTTTTCAAATAAGCTAGAGGTGCAGAACGAGATATTTAGATTAGATGTGGAAAGAAGGAAATTAACATAATAGTACCGATACACTGtatagtacccccccccccccgaaaaaaagaaacaatactgTAATCCATGATTGCTGACACTGTGGCAATTTCCTAGGTAAAACCGAACATTAGAttagcaaagagaaaaattttgcttgTGTGTATCCTTTTGACAAATGATGCGCTAGGCAATAGAATACATGTCACTAGATATATTTGTCTACAACCAATGAATAACTTTTAATTGCATTTCTGCTTGGTGATGTTTTGGtatcggtttcatcgaccgaacgatgGCTTAACGAAGCGATCGAATGAAGCGGCATGTCGAAATGGCCGCATGCTAGCAAATGCACACCATATGTTAACAACGCAAAACTTCAACTTACTGAAACTGTATCCTCCACGAGTCTCGAAGCGGTAATCAGAGCGCGCACGCCGTAAGCCGAGTCCTTACAAACCGGCCCTGACGGAAAACTCAGCGGCCCCGGAGCCGGTCCCACAACAGTACAGTGACGTCCTTAAATATAGACCACAAGCTAAATCGGCGAATCCTTCCCCCACCGCACAAGTAGCTGATGCGGGAAGAAGCCGTAGCGTGTAGGcagctacagacgaacacatgCATGTCAACCTCTTGCCCACATACCCCCCAAACCCAAGCCCACAACCTGAGCAGTGGAGGCCGTGCTGTTCAACTCAAGCCTAGAGGACCAAAGACAGCTCATTCAGCGGGCGCAGCAAACAGCTAAGGCCGTAGGAGTCCTGGACTAAGGACCCCTCCCAGTTCAGGACTTGGAGCCCGAAATTGGAGCGAAGACTTGATGCCGGCGCGCCTCAGAGGCAACTAAGAATGCCACTAGGtgtctgtcacatataataagaaATCTGAGataaaaattatgaaggaaaaaggtgtgaagaagacgacgtggattaaccgaagaataaagaagaagcattcggtgaggtggagagagatgattggtggagaagagaagaaggagaagacgacgacaaggcttacgtgtactaatagccacccgattcttggccgatcccccagtgtgggtatgtgccatcttttgataggctaacaacaacaataatgcgaaggctataaaagggcgagtgagagcgaggcggggggggggggggggagagaacagagaagcggaggctccggcgcgtcagggacgcttcggctggaagagaacgACGCCGGCTACtcctccggtgagctcgcgttctacggcttcgcatcgtggacttcctgccgtgcctgagcccgttccggggagtcaacgaaggacgctaccacctgctacggccaggggtgtctccagcgctgtcgccacccatccgggtggtgcccccaacgccaacaacaccggcatcacatccacgggcgcttggaccaggagcttatacgacgcagccagcgacgccagcccaagcacgtcgaaggccgcctcgacgccggctaccggatccatacaacgccgcagccgcaccgaaccaaccgtgagcacgaacgccaaccactaacagtagaacactaatagtagacgctggtagcagtgttcccgggtagtgtgtatttttattctttgtgttttgtgttagttttgatAGTTTTGtgctctagtgtgtgtgtcacgtagggtgtattaaatgtgtgtctgtgtgggtacacctgtcgcctagtccattctttcggtccgtgTGTTCTCCGAGGAGATCCGTGACAGCGTCACAGTTGAGTGACCTCACAAGCGTGGAAAGGCTTGGCATGCGCTGACGCGTTTCTAATGCATTTGCCTGGCTACGGGAACAACGCCGTGTTCAAGTTGCTCGTTCCGATAGGGCTTCCTTAACTCGAATTCCGCGTATTTCGAGCGGGCAGGTAAGAGATAATCAGAGAGCATTGGAAGAGGCTTTTCTCCTACAGTTGCCGCCATCCGGTTGATGATAATTCGAAACGCTCCCTCCTCTTAGAGTTAGAATTACTGACGCTCAACTAATTGGCAAAATCTGCATGAATTGCAGCATTTACATGCTTGCTCGGGACGACCGCTGCTAACCgagctgctttccttttttttttcagcaacataTATCTCAAGTGTTCATTCGTTtgattttcctttttgttttctggCATATATGGTAGGCTCTATACGCGTCACTGGCAGCAGTACAAGTGCACGTGGTGGAATGTTAGGAATGGATGCGAAAATCGTGCGTATCTCTCAACGTTTGTTCAAATCGCTGCAAAATCTTGTCTTCtaagaatatttttttctttaattcatGCTGCACGGCGCCACAGTCGAATTCGGCATATGGGAAAGTAGTGGTTGCAACTTGTATAACGCTTTAGTGCTCGCTTCGGACACCGTCGGCTTCTGTTTAACAACTTTATTTCCCTTTGCGGAGAGCGCCTCAGATGAATCGAGAAATCACAAACAAGCACCTCCCTGTTTGGTGACCAGGGGGGACGTGCTCTGCAAACCAAGCTATTTCCTGGCGCGTCGCGCAAAACGCTTGCTTGGCATCGTAACTCTTTTATCGGAAATCGATTGTCGTGGTGTCCGTAGGAGCGCGGAATTgagagaatgaaaaataaaagaagtgaaCGAAACTATAGGCAGGATGCCGCCGGAGCTAATCGAATCCAATTTGATTCGATCTGGAGTAGGGAGCAAGTATACGTTCAACTCTCGAGTGCTAGTCGACCCGGTTCTGTCCAGTTTCGGATCGAAAAACACATGGATGCCGACCGGGCTGCGCGGAACCATATCACGCGTTATTTGGCAAGTCGACAGGCTCTTTTGGTAAACACAAAACCTCAATGCTGGATAACTTTTTGAGAAAGCATCTGGTGCTGTGTCGAAAACTTGCACATTGCTTCCTGTTTGACTAATATTGAACCAGCTTCAGCTTGTATAAGCTGCATAACTTTTTGTAAATTGCATGACCAGGCCAAAAGGTACCAGCAATTATCCCGATTAGGCAGCAAAATCCAGCTTCGATCTTACGCCGAGGCTACAGAAATTAATTCTCCTCTAATGTGTATCTTTTATCTCTTTCTTGCTCATAAGCTCTAAGCACACTACGTCATTCGCTAGTTCTTTTTCCCGTGCGTGCATAGCTCTCACCTGTTCTAATTCTTGCTATCAATCCTTTCTGTACTTCTCCCTATCGTCGTCTTGTCCCCTTTATTTCTGCTGGCAGCAGCTCGGCTGCTTAAggtattagatagcaattgccgcgaccggcaacatattttccttcctttttgtattcttttaataaaccaatagtactgctactactactactactgctactactactgcgtTTTAGAACGACCGCTGCTCGTAAAGAGATTCCCGGTAAAATGCATGACCTAGCCCTTCAGTTGCCTAGAGTATCTCGTCGATCGCATGCTGTGTATAAAAATACAGTAAATTGTCAGCTCAATAGATCTGGCTGCATGGTATCATGCGAAGTTTCTTCCTAGCCGCATAGTATATCAAGAAGCCCCTGACAGCGCAAGGTCTGGTGAACTTGTATCCAAAGTATTTCACGCCAAAACAGCAATTTTTGCTCGGTGGTGGACCTCGTGCAGCGCTATTTGTGCGCTGGTAGCCAGCATGTAGCCAGCATTTGCCGCGCTTGTATAAGATGATGCACGCACGGCTGTCGCCTGTGACTACCGCGTCGCCATCGGCTGCCATCTCGACGACCATTCATGTCAGACGTCTCGTCACGAGCAATCTCGATGTGTGGCTTTGCTGCGCAGTCGAATGGCATAGGAGGTATTCGCGTAAGTCACGTGCGACATTTTATGATGTAGGGTGCAGTTTCAGAAGCCGGACCAGGTGACAATGAGCAGACTTTTTTATGGTATGCCTGCAACTTTCGATTTGCTCCATGCAATACAAGATAGCGGACACTGTGATGTCGCTGCAAACCCCCTGCGGCCGATTTCGGACACTTGGCTCTTTGGTTTGATTTCCAGCTGCTTTCGTGTTCGGTTATCCGGTGTCTTCGATTCTCCATTACCTTTCTATGTCAAACATGTCTGCGTAAAGTTTACCCCTTTGCGCTCATATAGAGATTTTCCAATATGTGTGACATGCTTTACGCCAGTTCAAGTCTGTCGTGCTGCAATGCATGCGAAAATTACGAGTGCAGGCAATGGGCCGCGCTTGATGTGGTTGACAAATACGCTGCCGAGGCATGACCGAGAGCCACTTCACTTGCTTCGCCAATGAGATTCGAGTTGAGGCTCTCGAACGGCAAATCGGGAAAAATTCGTACGTACGAGTGTATACGGACACCGTAAGCTGCGCGGACAGGACGAAGTCCGTGAGCACAGCGGTCCTGAACAAAAGAGGAAACAAGCAAATCGTCGGCTTTATACACATGAACTCCAACAGGATGGCAGTAGCGACAGCTGTCGCATTTGTCACCTGCTACATATCTCAACCAATGCGGAGAAAGGAGACGCCAGGACCTCGGCAATCATCGGCGACTCGAAAGCGGCTTGTCGGACGTAAGCGTCCGCATAATGTGGACACAAGCGAGACACATCCTTCGACATTGATCCACGGACACGCTCCCCCTTTTACGAATCGACTGGACGACAGGTCACTCTCCTCTTTCTGGCAATTTACTGCACCCACTCGATCACCCCAAAGCGGGCCTACCGGCCATTAGGGAGAGAAACCATGCACGGTTTATGTCCTGCAGGACATTCAATCAGGGAACCGCATACGAGAGAAGCAAGCTCGTGCCCCTCAACACCGCCCACACACACCCTCACATGCATACTCATACTACAGACACCGAGGAAGAACACTCCCTCCACTAAACAAATCCCTAACCAAAGCGGAGGCCACAGCCTGGCACCAGTCCGAGACCCACGCATTCCCAAACCTTCACGACAATTACCTCTTCTTCCCGACATAATAGCGCAGGCGCTGTCCAACAAGCAACATCCCTAGACCTACCTTCGTTCACGCCCCGTGGAAATGCCCGCCCCACGGGGGCAACAACCAACCATCCCCTACCCCACTTTCTCCTCTTAGGACGCTGCTCAGTCTATAGCTCAGACCTGCAAGAGCAGTAACAATTGATTGAACTGGCGCATCAGATTGCGACAGCCGATGGAGTACTGGACTAAGGAAACCGCCCGAAGAGGAGGGCGACCATTAACCCTACAATCTAAACCCTTCGGACTGAATTAAAGTTTACAAGCACCCCTTGGAAGCTTAAAGATTGCGCTCGATTACTCGCTGCATGCGACGTGGCGGCTCTTACGTGGTGCGGTGACTGACGGCACAGTGCAATATAATTTGCCATAGCTTGTGAGTGCTTCTTTATAAAGCGCcgtggcacgaaaaaaaaaacgaaaaaaactagTTCGCCCATCTCTGATGGTGTGTCGGTTGCAAGCCGTTCGTTGTCGATGGCTAGTTATGTGCGTGCCCACCCTCACACTACGGACGGAGTAGACACGAAGGCTAGCGAAGGAGGAAGTGCTGGAAAGGATAGTATAGGGCTTGATTTGACAAAACGGCTTCATGTGACTGGCGTTGAAACAGTGGCCGAGAGACGAACTGGATTAGGCTTCGATTCAAAGCACGCGACACGCGCACTAATTTCGGTCACGCTTCGCTGATAACACATTCTAACCGGCGCTGCCCCTTGTGTTTGCACAGTCTTGGACGGAGTTAAGACCTTTGTGGTGCCGCAGTCGCAATTGGAGTCGTCCCCAGCGTTCCTTCTGGCTTCGCCGTCTGTTCATTTTGGCCCGGGTGAAGAGAATTTAGTGCTTTGAAAACTAGACCGTTCCGTTTGACTACGTGATTCTTAACCAGAGCCTGCGCGGGTACAGTGGAGCTCGCGGTTTAATGGTAACGCTTTGTTTCGTTAGAGAACGAGAGTAACAACTGACTGGCAGCAGACGTATGTTTTTTATTTTGTATACCAGCGGTGCTGCGTGCACCATGGGACCGCATTTATTCTATATTCTGCGGTACGGCAAAAAAATAATGCAGAAACAAGTAAATTGGCGGAGGAGGATGAGAATCTGGCATTAGTTAAGGTGAAAAAAAGTTCTGCAGACATACTTAGGGCATGCTTacatgtgggaatgcgaaagctgGCGCATATGATAACATCCGGATAACATAACTTTCGCAAGCTAACCTCTAACTTGACAATCACATGCAAGCTATATGCTACGAGAAATCGTACGACACCAACCGAAACAGTGTACGAGAAACGGTTGCGTcgcaattttggtacgaatgtcgggaaaaAGATATTCACCTCGAGGAGTCACCATACGTTCACAGTGATATGCCAATGGCTTCATCCACTCTCTTCAGTCCGTAATGTGATGCACACTTCGCTAGGCGGGAGGCAGTGAATTTGTGAGAGCCGCGATTAGTACGTGCTGTACAGAGTTCAGCACGTCAGCTTCTGGACCAGATCAGTTTTGAAACTGCATATATTCACTCGGGAATGAGAGTCGCGAAATCCGAGAACCCGGAATCTGACGGTGGCGCCTTCTTTGAGGCCATCAGTTTGCTATTAACGGGTCccggtaacccccccccccccccccttttttttttctaaaaacaaTACCCATGCTTCGAGCTTTTTCCGCAGCCGTGGAGTGATGTAATGTTTGTTTTCTCTACTTCTTCGTTGTCACACAATTGGAGAGCCGACAAGAACGAAAGCACAGATCGCACAAGTATTAATGAGCTGCTATACGGCAGGAAATTCATGCCTTCTGTTACTACGAAAGCAAAGCCCCCACAAACATCACAGGGCATGTATCCTAGTATCGGATACGAGGAATGCGTTCAACGGAGGCCTACCGCATTTGTCGCAAGCTCTTATGTCCGGCAGCTGAAGAGACCATTCAGCAGTTCCAAATAAACAATTGCACAAAGATGGCAACGTTCAAATTGCCTGGTTCCGTGCAAGTTCTTGGATTAACGAAACACATTAGTCATGGATCTCTTGTGTGCATGCATTTATTGAGGATGAGAGGAGCGAGTGCTAAAATACAGACGAACAAAAGGTGCCACAAAAGAGTACATGGAGGCACTTGAGATCGTCAGTCTAGATGCTTAGAGATGCTCCGAAAAAGAGTAAAAGATCATTAAACGAAGATCACGCTGTCCACTTCGTTGAGGCTCGTGGGTGGCGCAACTTCGAGAGGCTTGCAGTTCCCCTCCACTCCGTAACCAGCCGTTGCCTTGTACTCTGCGTTGGAAGGCACGAAATTTAGCGGTCTCATTTAGACCCAGGTTCAGCAGACACTTCGTACCCGAGTTTATGCAGTTATGGCGGTCTTCGCGCCGTCAAGAGTTGGCTAATATATCTAAAAGGCCTTCGAGTGGAACAGATCAAATGCATTTGATTCggtttggattatgggggtttaacgtcccaaagcgactccggctacaaaggacgccgtagggaagggctccggaaatttcgaccacctgggggggttctttaacgtgcaccgacaccgcagagtacacgggcctatagaatttcgcctccatcgaaattagaccactgcggccggatcgaacccgcgtctttcaggccagcagccgagcaccgtaaacACCCGGCCAACGCGGTGGCTGAAGGCTTTTGAGAGTAAAACATCATAGAGATGCCCCTTGCAGAGGTAAATGGACTTTTCCTTTAGAATGAAATTGCACAAAGAGCCAATGGTATTCAGCACACCTCAGCATCTCTGCACACATTATAGGCTACCAACAAAGCTAGAGTAATGAACACCTGCAAAGCTAAGGGCGCTGGAATGTACCGATTGTGGCAGAAATTACAGGAAGCCTTGCTTTCGGCATGGTAAGGGCATCGACAAATTGCACTGTGTACAAAATTCCGTTTGCTTACGGTACTG contains:
- the LOC144098800 gene encoding putative U3 small nucleolar RNA-associated protein 11 codes for the protein MSSFAKAAKASQKIHKERQQPEARRHLGVLEKKKDYKLRARDYQNKQLRLKRLRQRALTKNPDEFYMHMVNSKLDGGEHHDRVKGEEFTPAQLKLMQTQDLNYVTAKRVSEAKKIARLKANLHLLGDDSGHVNTHTFFVDTKKEARNFDFAEKLRTHPSLLGRAFNRPKLETLHKECIADIPEDVIKEATHEMKKSYRELTKRLQRQKELIVVEQKMTMKKKLLDKKNPPVKKVKEGTKDAAPIYLWKKERKR